The nucleotide sequence TTTAACATAACTTTAGTAGAAATCTTTGATAACGAACCTAGAGTTTCACATCGTGTAATTGCAGAGCAAACTTCAAATTTAGAAAGAAGTATCTCAAAACTTATCACAACCCACTACACTAAATTTGAGTTATTTGGAAAGGTGAGATTTGAAATCGCATCTATTAAAAACTCGAAAAATCGGGTAAATGAAGAAAAAACATATTTTCTTAATGAACCTCAAGCAACTCTTCTTCTAACTTTCATGAGAAATAATGAAATTGTTATCAGTTTTAAAGTTACTCTTGTAAAAGAGTTCTACAAAATGAGAGAACTTTTGCAAAATCAAAATTTTTCTGAAAATCCTAAAAATGAGATTTTGCAACTTGAAAAAGAGATGATTGGTTTAAAAACTGCGATTGAAATTTTGCGACCAAGTGAAGCTTCTAAAATTGGAATGACAAAAACCCATTTTACAGATTTGGGTTTGAAAACTTCATATTTGCCAGAATATTCTGATGAAGAACACACTTATTCTGCAAAAGCACTTTTAGAAAAATTTGAAATTCAAATTTCTGTTCAGCAATTCAACAAAAAAATGATT is from Thiovulum sp. ES and encodes:
- a CDS encoding Phage regulatory protein Rha (Phage_pRha) (PFAM: Phage regulatory protein Rha (Phage_pRha)); this encodes MNSDFNITLVEIFDNEPRVSHRVIAEQTSNLERSISKLITTHYTKFELFGKVRFEIASIKNSKNRVNEEKTYFLNEPQATLLLTFMRNNEIVISFKVTLVKEFYKMRELLQNQNFSENPKNEILQLEKEMIGLKTAIEILRPSEASKIGMTKTHFTDLGLKTSYLPEYSDEEHTYSAKALLEKFEIQISVQQFNKKMISAGFLETKTRKSSKYKTEKDEDGKEVKIPILKEFKSLTEKGLEFGKNMISPKNQLESQPHYFENSFSELLKLLKI